In Thermodesulfovibrionales bacterium, the following are encoded in one genomic region:
- a CDS encoding FAD-dependent oxidoreductase yields the protein MSKHLVFVGGGHAHLTALLSLEEFRKSGAQVTLVSAAPYHYYSGMGPGMLSGLYRPQDVRFHVRRMAENRGASFVEDVVTLIDPEERMLFLRSGGSLRYDLVSFNTGSDIPLIGREDPEENIFTVKPVVNLLKARNFITEKMAQGGLKVSVIGGGPAGVEVAGNVWRIAQKNKGNVIITMFAGTRLLNDLQEKARLIALESLAERGISVIEGQHVKRCSKGRIALHDSADIPFDVAFLATGVRPSSFFRDSGLPIGADGGLLVNACLQSVRYPEIFGGGDCISLEGHRLAKVGVYAVRENPVLMKNLLASLRGEGRLITFTPQRDYLLILNMGNDHGMLWRRHIVWEGRSAFILKDYIDRRFMRKFQVSGEPDEDGE from the coding sequence ATGAGCAAGCACCTTGTCTTTGTGGGCGGAGGCCACGCCCACCTGACAGCGCTCCTTAGCCTCGAGGAGTTCAGGAAGAGCGGTGCTCAGGTGACCCTCGTCAGCGCCGCACCCTATCACTATTATTCCGGGATGGGGCCAGGGATGCTTTCCGGCCTCTATCGTCCGCAGGATGTTCGCTTCCATGTCAGGAGGATGGCTGAAAATAGGGGAGCTTCCTTCGTTGAAGACGTGGTGACCCTGATAGATCCTGAAGAGCGGATGCTCTTCTTACGCTCTGGAGGATCTCTCCGATACGATCTCGTCTCTTTTAATACGGGAAGCGACATTCCCCTCATCGGCCGGGAAGATCCTGAGGAGAACATCTTCACGGTCAAGCCTGTAGTCAATCTCTTGAAGGCCAGGAACTTTATCACGGAGAAGATGGCGCAGGGAGGCCTCAAGGTCTCCGTAATAGGCGGCGGTCCCGCAGGTGTGGAGGTGGCAGGGAATGTCTGGAGAATTGCGCAAAAGAACAAAGGTAATGTGATCATCACCATGTTTGCCGGTACAAGACTCCTGAACGATCTGCAGGAAAAGGCCAGGCTTATCGCGCTTGAATCCCTGGCGGAGAGGGGCATATCCGTCATCGAGGGGCAGCATGTGAAGAGATGTTCGAAGGGAAGGATCGCCCTTCATGACAGTGCTGATATCCCCTTTGACGTCGCCTTTCTTGCGACGGGCGTGAGGCCGTCGTCGTTCTTTCGGGATTCGGGCCTGCCGATTGGGGCTGACGGAGGACTCCTCGTGAATGCATGTCTCCAGAGCGTTCGTTATCCTGAAATATTCGGGGGCGGGGACTGCATAAGTCTCGAAGGTCACCGGCTTGCAAAGGTCGGCGTCTATGCCGTCAGAGAGAATCCGGTCTTGATGAAGAATCTCCTGGCATCCCTGCGGGGGGAAGGCAGACTGATAACGTTCACACCCCAGCGGGATTATCTGCTCATCCTCAATATGGGAAATGACCACGGGATGTTGTGGCGGAGGCATATCGTCTGGGAGGGAAGGTCGGCTTTTATTCTCAAAGATTACATCGACAGGAGATTCATGAGGAAGTTCCAGGTTTCTGGAGAACCCGATGAAGATGGTGAATGA
- a CDS encoding surface-adhesin E family protein: protein MNSYLLPSITIVLSLISGSAKGADWTLITKDPSADVALSIDRESIERISETVMRVRMKYEYAEPRKFDGKYIKELLVCNEYDCGKDTYRILWSEGYFTDGTHQEDTSERRGHLLPDDAAYRYLCK, encoded by the coding sequence ATGAACAGCTATCTTCTCCCCAGTATCACGATTGTATTGTCCCTCATCTCAGGGAGCGCAAAGGGTGCGGACTGGACACTCATTACGAAGGACCCCTCGGCTGATGTGGCACTATCCATAGACCGGGAGAGCATCGAGCGCATTTCTGAAACCGTCATGAGAGTCCGAATGAAATACGAATACGCAGAGCCAAGGAAATTTGACGGCAAATATATCAAAGAGCTCCTGGTTTGCAATGAATATGATTGCGGTAAAGATACGTACAGGATTCTCTGGAGTGAAGGATATTTTACAGACGGCACACACCAAGAAGATACTTCTGAAAGACGGGGCCATCTCCTCCCCGATGATGCCGCATACCGTTATCTGTGTAAATAG